Sequence from the Fragaria vesca subsp. vesca linkage group LG4, FraVesHawaii_1.0, whole genome shotgun sequence genome:
ATCCCAATCACGCACAGATTTCTTATAAAGAAAGGTCGCGTACTAGACTTATATATGGCTTCAGTAACCAATTATATATTCACCAATAATAAAGTAGTTTCGATTTTCAACTTTGCTAGCTAGTTTCAACGTTGTTGAGAGAGGAAGATGATGATATATCATTCATAATTAAGACTTCATCTACTAATCAATCAGGGTTGAAGATTTTCCCCCCATGCCATTGGGTCTAAACCTCATCCGCCGTCATCAACCTTGACTCTATTTAGGTCCTTGGATTTTTCGGTGCGAAATCAATCCTCATGATCCTTGTTTTTCATCTTTTTGTTCTTCAACATCAATTTGATTTCTTCAACTCTTTAAAAGATTTCAGAAGCCATGAAACTCTCGATCCCATACGCAAAAATCTCAATTAATAGCATAGTTTTTTTTTTTTTTGTATACTTCAGTTAGCCATAGTTGCATACTTGCATATTCGACTTTTCGTTATCGTTTAATGTTACTCGAGCTAAATTGAAGCTCGAGGGGAAGAAGCTAAGGATCAATACCGAGAGTCTCCTCTCCCGCACTGAGCTTATATACAGTCAAGCTACTCAAGCATACAAATTATGTAAGCTAATTGAGACTGAGTTCATTTGGAGTTGCCTAATTCGATAATAGAGTATCTAAAATGAAACGTGCAACCATCAACAACTTTGTTTGCATCAACTATGTTATGCATACTTCTGTATATTGATCCAAAATTAATAATGCAGACCGATATATAACTGTTCTGACCTTTGATAAGCCACATTTGTGGTTAATTACTTAAGGAACTTAAGCAACTTGGAGCATATAATGCGTGAAACATGTTAAATTAATCGTGAAACATGTCTAGTACCACTTGGAGCATAAAATATGTACACGAAGAAGCTTTGTTAACTCGATCTTTTCTATTTGATTTTCATATTTTTTCTGCTTAACTAGTTATATTAGATCAAGTCCTTGGTTTGTGACGAATGATCGATCAAATCCTTTCCACTACTTCTATTTTTTAAGCAGCGTGGAGATGTTTAAGGTCGACATATAAGACAATATAATCATTTAATTAACAACTTATTACATAAATATTTTATATATAAGCAAAGCCATCGTTTGAATCGTAATCTAACTATGCTCTGAACATTTGAGTGTTCTTTTTAAACCTGAACTTGACTGAAAGTTTGTTTTGTAACCTGCATTATTTGACAAAGAGACAAGGGTTGCTCACTGAGCTCGCGACATGGTGAAAGAAATAGCTAGCTTACAATTAGGCTCAAAAAATTAAATCTGTGTGAAGTTTCTGAGTACTGTCACCATCTCATATGATCCAAATTCTAATTATAGAATATAAACTAATTATAGTTAACACATTTAGAGGGAAGTTACTGGGAGACTTTGGGCAACAATCTTTAAAAAAGAGAGAGTAAGTACTCGTATAATTATCATTTGCTTGCTTCTTATGTACCTGGTATTCGTTTTCTTTGCGCAGGCCGGCGGCACAAAGAAAATTAAGCCAATTAATCGGTTTAGTAATGAAGAAATGAAAGAGTACGTCTCTTAATCTAATGGTAGCAGATATTGGTAAACTGGACACGTTTATTTGGAAGTTTGATAACATCTGATGCAGTGATGCAGTCTAAGATTCAATTTATTTGGATCAATAGTCCAACAGTACGTGTTGTTTTCATTGCAAATGAAAGAGACGAATCAAAACCAGTTGAGAGTATATGAAAACAATAAGGTTGAATGAGCAGCCAAATTCATAACCTTTTGATTCGGTAACTGCAATACATGAATAAAACTGAACAACAAATAAAAATAAACAGTACCAGTCTCTTATATGTGTTTGAAAGTTAAGAATGTGTACATAAGGAAAGCATTGAAGGTTCATGCGTTTCAAGTGTAGTACGCATCAGTGTGCTAACGAATCAATTAATAGAATTCCAAGAGACAATTTGTTCGACTATCAAACACGAATTGATATTTGAAAAGTTAAACTACTTGAACCAAGATACAAAGAACATACTCAGATTGAAGGAAAAGAAGGGACCATCACAGTATCACTCTCTATGGTTCTTCCTTTTCTTTTTCGTTTAATTTGGTCTTCAAGTTCTCTGTTCCTTCCCTCCATTGTAATAATCAAAAGCTCTTTGATGAACAAAAACCAAGAGCTGATGCATTTACATCTGAATAACTTACTAAATAATAAATAGACCAATTTGAGGAAGCCGAATAATATACCGTTAAGAGAACTGATACATGTTTCTTCCGTCTACACCTTAAAAATATAAAGAAAAAAAAGAGACTCATATCAACAACACTAAGAAACTACATATACATGTTCATTAGAGATTCCTTTTTTTTTTTTTTTCTTTTCCTCTGCATAGTGATTACGATCGATCCATTGCTAATTAGCTACAGCCAGAACAAAAATCATTCAGTAAGAAACCTCGGTCTCGTTCTTGCAGTGACATATATTGTTCCGATGAGAGATCCACAGACTCAGTCTTTAAGACCTCATGTGAACAAAGAATGGACTCATCAACATCGATCGAAAACAATCCAAGAAATTTAAATGTAATATGTTTCAACTTGCGAAATCAAAGAAACCTCAAACCACTTACCTTGCCGGCGTGAAGATTACCTTCATGGATTCAACCAATTTCTCACCAATTTGGATGAGAAGTTCGGGAAAGAACGTGCTATTATAGGCTAGGGTAAAAGAAACTAATCGAGTTTGACTGAGAGGGTAACTTATCTTCTTCCTCAAAACGTGATTGTGTAACTTCTCTTCTGAGAGCATCTTCAGTACACAACATGTATCTTCACATACATACATGAATTGTCGGGATTAGAGGAAATAATATAGAAACATGGTGGTCAAACATATGATCGAATTGTTATGAACGGTTATAATTGCGTCGTGTAAATACACGTCGTGCATACAAAAATTTTCATTTCTCTTCTTCCTCAAAACGTGGTTGTGGATATATAAAAGGGATTTTATTTTTTATTTTTTATATTTTTATTTTTGAAAAGAGATGAAAAGGATTCTTTTAAAAAAATAGACTGGTAACAAGAAAATTTTCATTTCTCAGTTTTATCCTCTATGTATGAATTTAATGAGAAAATGCCCATTTAGTACTATTTTAAACCTCTTATTCCCCATTCCGATGATAATTTTGTTCATAAGCCCATTTCAATATAAAGTAATTTTTTTTACCAAACCATATTATTTTAAGACTATTTTACCCTCACCCCTTAAATATGCATAGAGAGAGAATACTTGGCCGGAACCTCACCGGACTCCGGTCACCGGCCGCCGGACTTCGGTCACCGGTCATCGGACTTTGGTTGCCGGATTTCCCTGGTCACCGATAACTCGGTTACTGATCCCCGGTAACTCAATTTTTCTATGGTCGCCGGATTCCGGTCACCGGTAACTCGGTTACTAACCCTTAATAACTTGATTACTGACCCCTAATAATCCCCAATAATCAGTTACTGACCCCCAATAATCAGTTACTGACTCTTAATAATTTGGTTACTGACCCTTAATAATTAGTTACTGACCTCCAATAATTAGTTACTGACCTCTAATAATCAGTTACTGACCCCTAATAACTTAGTTACTGACCTCTAATAGTCAGTTACTGACACTCAATAATTACTTATTGACACCTAATAATCACTTATTGGCCCTTAATAATCAGATTATAGACCTCAAATAATAACTTACTGACCCTAATAATCACTTATCAATCCTCAATAATCACTTACTGACCTCAATATTCAAATGTAAGAATAAAAAAAAAATTTTAAAAAGAACTCTAACTGACTTGAGTTCATACTTTGGGCACCCACCTTCCTCGACAGCAACACACCGGCCTCCTCCACCGACCTAATGAGCTATGGTCAGAGCCGTCGCCATAAGCTACATGGAGTCGTTGAGTGGCCGGAAACTTCACCGTCGAAATCGATGGGGACGATGGTGGCGGATCGTTGATCTACAGCGAACCGATCGAAGCAGATCGAAGTGATCGGCGGTGTCACTCTCTTTGATCTACAACAACCGCCGAAATGTTGGAGGCAGCTCGACCCCATGATCCTAGTCAGGCTCCTCGCCGGGGTGTCGTGCTTGTCCTTAAGGCGTCGCCGATGTCGATGTTGACGTTGAGGCAGCCATGAGAGAGAGAGAGAGAGAGAGAGAGAGAGAGAGAGAGAGAGAGAGAGAGAGAGAGAGAGAGAGAGAGAGAGAGAGAGAGAGAGAGAGAGAGAGAGAGAGAATAAGATTAGGAGTAAAATGTATTTTTGTTAAGAAACATTGGAATTGGTTAAGCAAAATGTTTTTTATTGAATTAGGCTATGAAAACCCATTTTTGTGCAATTTCCCTTTTTAAAAAATAAGTGAGTTAACAAAGGAATACAGAAGTTGGATGTTCATATATAGTTCATACATCATATATGCATGAACCATGCCCGTAAAAAACAGAAGAAATGTAGTAAAATGAAATTACTATGCTCAATGTTTTCAACGTCCAGAGTAGGTCGTTGACGTTACTTGTTATACAGTATAAACACTACATATCTTAATTATCCCGATTTCAATGATCTATGCAATTTTATCTAAGAGAACAATTGATGACTTGTATCTTTAAAACAGGGTCAATAGGCAGCAGCAGGAGAATTGACAGCTCGAACCAACGGTTTAATCACAGGCGCATGATCATGATGATTAGGAAGCTAGATATTCTAAAACCCCAGATTGAAAATTTTAATCAGGCCCTACATAATAACCAGAAGCTATCGATAACCTAAAGATCCAACATAATAACCTGAACCAATAACCCATATGTCAGGCCGATGCCCAATACATCATAAGAACAAACAGTGCCGTTTTCTCCGCAGTCAAAACCTAAACACTCACGCTAAAAAGTTTCTAATTTTTCGATGGCGTCTTCCTCTTCTTCCTCCGCCCCCAAAAACGGAGATGACCTCGACAGCAAGCTTAGCGGTCTCGGTCTTGAGGAGAGCTGTCAGTCTCTCCCAACTCCGGTTTTGCTTACAGAAGCTCAGATGGCTATAGCGGCTACTCAGGCCAGAATTAGGGAGTTCCAGACTGAAATCTTGGTAAAATGGGAGTTAAAACGTGTCTCATTGAAGTTTGAGGAGATGCGGCTTGTGGTGGAGCTGATTGATGTTTTGAAGCGTCGGATTGCTTATGTGGAGCGCATGATCTCGGATGTGGAAGAACAGATTGATCGTGTGGAGGAGAAGATCGATGGTGTGGATATTCAGGTCGACATAGTGGAGATGGTGTCGGTGCCAGATGAGCTGAGGTCGGCAATTTCGGAGGCTCAGAACGACATTGTAAAGCAGCAGGACTACATTTTGGGGCAGCAGAACAACATATTTGGCGAAATCCCGCGTCTACAAGCACCTTAGCCACGTGCCAAGGATTTTGACATGGCTGACGATGAGGATGATCAAAAATAGTGTGGCAGTTGGAGGATATAGGAACTGTTATTTGGTTTCGGTGGTGATGTGGTTAGGTTCTGTTCTCTAATTATAATCTATGAAAATGGTCTAGGTTAACTTTCTATGTACTCAGTCCTGAACAAATATTGAGAAATGAAGTATAGACTCTCTGTTTGTGAAATTTGTGTTAATTACTTTCATTTCTTGCCTTAAATTCATGCAATAGCCAATTTCACCATTGCTCCATTCAACAAGTCACAGCTTTAGAACACATTGTATGTTGTACTATCATCGATTTGTTCGTGGCGTTTAAATTTCCTTTATTTTGTGATTCCTGGCTTCTTATGGTAAAAATTAGTTGGAGCTTGGATTGGCTGTAAATTGCCTAAAATTCACATTACACCTGACTGCGTGCAACCAAGAGAGTAATTGTGTTGGTTGGAAAAACGCAGTGTTTCATTTTTTGTCTCTATCTGATGCACAATTTCAAGATTCAGGCATTGCCGCATTTGGCTGTGAATTGAAGACAGTAATGCCGTTTGTGCTTTCTGCTTTTGTGGGTAATAAGAGAGTGATTTGTAAATATCATCATATATATACAACATGATTATAGTGGGTGTGTGAGAGTGTGGGTTAGCTGATTGTCACTTGTGTTGCTCGTATTGTGTTTGTTGTTGCCTGACTGGGTTACAACTACACATTTCTACGGCAACTGTACTACAACAGGAGACCAAGTTTCTAATTATGAACCTCCTTGACCGACTTTTAAGCAAAGGATTTTTCAAGAGCAAAAGGATCCTTCAAAAATCAATACAGGTCCCTAGCTTTAATCTGTTAAGATTGCATAAAAAGTAGATATACTGATAGACATCACCGACCCGATTGTCCAACTGCTTTGTTACTGTCTCTGCATATCCATGTAAGGTTTCTACAGACGTAAAGTTTCACTGATTTAGCATCTCCTTCAGCGCAGACCTCATGTTGTCATCAAAGTGGGGTTTGTGTGTGTGTGTGTGGGTGGGTGGGTTGGGGGGTTCATAGATGAACGGACTTGGAAGCAAGAGCTTCAATCACGTTACCAATAGTGTGAATCGAGATTGCAGGTAATTGCTGGGACGGCTTTTACAATATTCTGGCTTTGTTGAGACTCGAGACGGTGCTCATGAAGTCCCTGACAGTGAGCTTCCTGAAAGAAAGAGGAAAACAAACTTAGGCCGGTCAGGCGGTCATCATCTGACTTGGTAGATGTCCACATAAACAAAGGAGAAGCTGATTGCCTTTGTTGTTTGATAAAGATATTAAGATATCAGTGAAAGCATGTTAATTCCAGTAGTTGAGCTCAAATGTCAAATGAACCAGCACAGTATACAATATTTAATGTTTAATACCTGGATTTAAAGCATTCTACAGTCAACAGTGATGACCAAGATTACAATGTAAATGCGGCAAAAGGTAAATGTTCAGAATTCCCAAACGAAATAGAGGTCCTAGATTTAACCGTCATCTCACCATATGAAATTACCGAAAGTAAGAAGAATCTTATGTAATTGTCCTGTTTGGTGTTTAGTTACGTACATCTCCGTGATTCCCATTCCTACTATCTCAAAGATTCTATTCTATTTTCGTCTCTGATTTCGTACATCTGCAAAATCCCATTCTAATTTGGTCTCTGTCGGCCATCCTGAGTTCTTCTTTCATCTCCAAATCCCTGTCAAATAGGGAGTAGGAATTAGCTAGGGTTCTTCCTCAAATAGAAGCCTCGATCTTTAGATCTAAAGCCGGCCTCGATCTTTAGATCTAAAATCGATTATGGAGGAGACATTTAGCTATCGTCACGTAGCACTGCAAACGAGTATAACCGAGCTGAGAGGCTCATTAGAGGAGGACAAGATTTTCGTCAGAATGAGGTTCTACAAGTGCAGCATATGGCACCGTGTGAGAACCGATCCGATTGATGTTGATTACATGAATGTCGTAGCGCAAATGGATTTGTGGGTAACGTTTTCTCTTTTCAAGAAGAAACCACCCCAAGGAAAAGCCGGTAGGAAAGTGTATGAAAAGTTCATCTCCAAGTGTCTCAAGCGTATGAGTGTGCCGGAAGATGAACATCCTTTTATTGTTCAGAAGCTATTCGATGCGATTGAGGCTGCCGCCTCCCCTGTGGACCCTGTTGTAGTGTTTGTGTGGGAAGTCATTCACCGCGTCGGAGATGGACATGATGAACCATCTAGGCTCAATTTCATTCCTGCGAGCAGATCATCAATCCAGGGTCTGGAGCCGGTGACAGTACTCGATGCTGATCCCTTGTCCTGTGCTATTTGCTTGGACGATTTTGAACAACAACCCTTTACTCGGTTGCCCTGTACACACCCGTTTCATGTCCACTGCATTGTTCAATGCCTGGAGATCAACCACCTGTGTCCCATCTGCCGATACGCTATGCCAACTGAAGAAGAAGTGACTAAACCCTGCTCGACCTGTCCAGAGTAAGAGGTGCTTGCTGCTGTCTTACCAATTACACAAAAAAAAAAAAAAAAAAGAGAAAAAGAAAAAAGAGTTGGTTGCTGCTTAAATTATATGTATCATCTTTGATTCACTCTGTTTCAAGCTTTGTTTGTGGGATTCTCCACCCTGTTTTCTTTATGTACTGTTCAATAGAATTTGATGTTTTCTTTATTTAGTGTACAACAGAATTTGATGTTGGTTATTCATGAACACACCTATTATTGGGTTCAATTATGATTTTTTGCTGTCTTTTTGGAATCCATCATCTTTTATCTCTTTCGTTGAAAGCATTGTATTCGATACAACTGCATGTTCACTCTTCAATCTTAACCTTGTTTTTTTGATTTCCTACCACCAAGTACTGCCATTTGAACTTTGTTAGTATAATCCATTTGCTTTCGTAATTTCAACCTGATTGCATTGCGTCTTTTCGAGGTCTTAGCAATCTGCAGTGAAAGTATGCTAACTCTACAAATGCCACATACATACCATTCTGAACATATGTTGTTTCAGCTCTTAATCTTTGGAATCGTGATAGGTAAGGATAATATGCCTTGGTTACCTTTGTCTATTCCATCTTGTTATCTTAAAAAGAGAACGTCTGTTGTTGTATGCATTGTTACATGTTTCTCATTTGGCAAATTGGTTAGGATTAGAATGGGATCGGAAACCATCCTCATTTGCTATTGCACAAAACTTGCTTGCAGGTAAGTTGGTCCAGAATCCTTATATCGCTTCTTCATTTATGTTGCTGTTATGGAAATTTGATTGCAGCATCCATCTTCTTTTGTCTCTTGAGTCTTGACCACCATCTAGACCAAGCATCTTTACATATTGCCGCATTGGGCGTGAATGTAATGCTGTTTGGGGCTTTCTGCTTTTGTGGGTAATACCGTAATGAGAGAGTGATTTGTTGAACTAAACATCATCATATATATACCATCATGATTAGCTGACTGTAACTCTATCCGTTGCTCATATTGTTTGTTAAATTGCCTGACTGGGCTACAACTACAGATTTATACTGCAAACGTAATACAGCAGTAGACCAAGTTTCTGAGTGTGAACCTCCTTGACCGTTTTTTAAGCAAAGGATTTTTCAAGAGCAAAAGGATCCTTCAGATTGTTGGAATTGCCGGTCTAACATTGGCCACCAGGATAGAAGAAATCAGCCCAACAGGTACATATGTTCTCAGACCTTGTATTTGTCTCGTTCCTCATAAACTTGATGATATGATGCTTTTAGTATTTTTTCTTTTTATTAAAGTTACTTATCTGAAAAAGAATTGAGATGAAAACCTAGCTTGGAGTCAGAGCTCAATGTCACAGCTTGGACTCAACTTGTTTGATTACTACTATTACTACTACAATAACAATTGAAATTGAGACTGGCAAAGCAGCAGTCATCATTGTTGCCTTCTAATACACTTCTCTGATTGCCTTTTCAGTGTGTGGGAAAAGAGTTTCTATGTAGAAAGCAATATGTACAGCAGATGTATGAAGTGGTGGCAATGGAATGGCTAGTGCTCGAGGTCCTCTACTTCAAGTGCTTTCTGCCCACCAGCTATAACTTCTTATGGTAAATCTCTCCCTAATTGTTTCTCATCTAAAGATAAAACCCATGCTGCTTCTGTTGCATGCAACACATAGCATACTCTGATACTCAGGGTCATGATCTCATTTCTTCAACATATCTTAGGTTTATGCATGGAAATTGTTTCTTGGTTGAGAGGTTCTTGCCTTCTTTATGTGTTCCGCCAACTACATTACTATTTTACAACTCAAAAATAAAATAGGTTCTACATGCAAGCTGATGAAGAGGTAGAGACGAGGGCCAAGTACTTGGCAATGCTGCAGCCTTCGTACCCTGGACAGTTATGTTGCATAACAGCCCTCAACAGTTGCATCTACACTCGTCTTGCTGGCTTCTTTGGAAGGAAATGATGCATCACGCCAACTAGTCATGGATGTGGGAACCAACATCATTTCTAAGTATATTCAACAATCAAAAAGCCTGTGGGAATGGAGCTAACTTGAGTTGCCTGATATAAAGTTATCAAAAGCATCTAGACTAGTATTTTTCTCTTTTCACGGACTTGATTATCTTTAAGTTTCATAAATCATGCTGTACTATCTGAGGCATTATGCTACCATGAAAAATATATCTAGATTGTCATTAATGTGATCTTGTGGTTTTGCACACTCATGTGAGAACAAACGATGATGCCTTCATGATACCTGAATGCTTAAAGGAATACTATTCAAACATCTCTTCTTACATGTTCATTTGTCAATCAAGTCACTAGGATATTAGGTTGCAAATCAACTATTAAGCCAGCAACTTTAGCATATGTTTAATTGATTGATTGTTCATAAAGGATTTGTTGACGCACAACACAACTTTTTTTTCGTCCAAAGGGAGTTCTTTAAAGAAAGCAAATTAACAATCCCTTCATCCAAATCCCTACGGTTGATATAGAGGCAATTATTTTCTCAATCAATTGATCTTACGATGTGATTTTTTCTTACATATAACTGTTACTTTAGGTTGAGCTTTTATTTTTTTTTGGCCTTCCGATTAAAAATCAATTTTGAAGGGCCCAATCCATTTTTTGGTCCAGCCTATATAGCCTTAAAACCCTACGCCTCAAATCCCTTCGTCTCCTGCCTAAACTTCAATTCTCTTCCCCAATTCAGAGAGAAGTGCGACAAGCACACGATTCTCCAATGAGTTCAGTGTTCCGTCACTCAACCTCTCCGGTCGAAGTGCCCCAATTGCCAGTTTTGCATCATCTGGGTCTTCCTCGGGGCTTAATGCCTTGTCCGATTGAAGTTCATCAACGGCTAGCTCGCCGCATTCAGATAAGGGCGATAGAGGTGTCATTGATTGGTTTGCGAAGAGGGATAGAGCTGCCAGGGAATTAGAGGTGGATGGGGATTGAATTAGTGCGTCATTGTGGATGGAATGAACTGGAACATGTAAGCATGTTGTTGTAATATGTATATAAGTATATTGCTGCAAATGATTTTCTTGAAAAATTGTGCATTTTTTTTATGAGTATATTTGAATGGTTCTGCCTGAACTGGGGTGCATTGTATGTTATGTATGCAGTTGTGTATGCATGATTTTCTTGAAAAATGGTGCATTTTGTTTTATGAGTATATTTGAATGGTTTTGCCTAAACTGGTGCAATTTGTGTTATGTATGCAGATGTGTATGATATGTTGGAGTGCTTGCTTTAAGCCGACTGCCACAAACTGTTGCGGCAATGTATATTGTGAACGGTGCATTTGTTGGAAGGTTCAAAAGACTAAGGAGTGTCATTCTTGTCATAAGAGGCTAAGAATGAAGAAGTTGGTTAGACTTTTTGTTAATGACATAGTCATAGTCAGTAATTTTTTAATGTATTACAGTAATAAGATTAGAGTTTAGTTTGCTAATTTTGTGATATATTGGCAGAGATGTGAGGCTTGTGATGAGTGGATGCCGTTTGTTGCTCCGGTTGCCACAACTACTTGTGTTCATGTCTTTTGTATGCATTGTCTAGGCGACAATTGTCTCATCTGTGGTAGGAGGCTTCATGGGCGAGATATTTTGGACCTACACTTGGTAAGTTTCTACTAAACAAAAACATAGGATAAATCTTTTATTTTAAATACTCTTTGTGTAAGAATTGTACATAATTGCTATGCTGATATGAAGGTTTGACTACATACCTAATAACTAAAGTATCAACCATCGTGATGAGAACTCAATAGTATTTCAAAGTGACTTGTATTACATGGTGTGGTAGAAGTTAATAAAGATTTCTTATGTTGTATGGTGCTGAGGCAAGTGTGAGGTTATGTATGCACATAAACATGTAGGTTATGTATCAACCATCAAGATCCTATGACACATATCTATATGTTTATGTGCATACATAACCTCACACTTGTCTCAACACCATACAACATAGAAGTTTTTATTAACTTCTACCACACCATGTAATACAAATCATTTTGAAATACTATTGAGTTCTCATCACGATAGTTGATAACTTAGTTATTAGGTATGCAATCAAACTTTCATATCAACTTTTAAGCCGGCTACTTTAGTATATGTTAAATTGGTTGATTGTTCAGAAATGATTTGTTGACGCACAACACAACCTTTTTTTTCGTCCAAATGGAGTTCTTTAAAGAAAGCAAATTAACAATCCCTTCATCCAAATCCCTACAGTTGATACAGAGGCAATTCTTTTCTCAATAAATTGATTTTACGATGTGATATTTTTCTTAGAAACAAATTTGTCGGTCCAAATTACATATAACTGCTACTTTAGGTTGGGCTTTTCTTTTTCTTTTGGCCTTCCAATTAAAAATCAATTTTGAAGGGCCCAATCCATTTTTTGGTCTAGACTATATAGTCTTAAAACCCTACGCCTCAAATCCCTTCGTCTCATGCCTAAACTTCAATTCTCTTCCCCAATTCAGAGAGAAGCGCGACAAGCACACAATTCTCCAATGAGTTCCGTCACTCAACCTCTCCGGTCGAAGTGCCCCAATTGCCAGTTTTGCATCATCTGGGTCCTCCTTGAAGCTTAATGCCTTGTCTGATTGAAGTTCGTTAACGGCTAGCTCGCCGCATTCAGATAAGGGCGATAGAGGTGTCAGGGATTGGTTTGCGAAGAGGGATAGAACTGTCAGGGAATTAGAGGTGGATGGAGATTGAATTAGTGCGTCATTGTGGGCGGAATGAACTGTAACATGTAAGCATGTTGTTGTGATATGTACATAAGTATATTGCTGCAAATGATTTTCTTGAAAAATGGTGCATTTTTTTTTAGTATATTTGAATGGTTCTGTCTGAACTGGGGTGCATTGTATGTTATGTATGCAGTTTTGTATGAATGATTTTCTTGAAAAATGGTGCATTTTGTTTGATGAGTATATTTGAATGGTTTTGCATGAACTGGTGCAATTTGTGTTATGTATGCAGATGTGTATGATCTGTTGGAGTGCTTTCTTTAAGCTGACTGCCATAAGCTGCTGCGGCAATGTATATTGTGAACGGTGTATTTGTTGGAAGCTTCACAAGACTAAGGAGTGTCATTCTTG
This genomic interval carries:
- the LOC101309444 gene encoding E3 ubiquitin-protein ligase RNF115-like; the protein is MEETFSYRHVALQTSITELRGSLEEDKIFVRMRFYKCSIWHRVRTDPIDVDYMNVVAQMDLWVTFSLFKKKPPQGKAGRKVYEKFISKCLKRMSVPEDEHPFIVQKLFDAIEAAASPVDPVVVFVWEVIHRVGDGHDEPSRLNFIPASRSSIQGLEPVTVLDADPLSCAICLDDFEQQPFTRLPCTHPFHVHCIVQCLEINHLCPICRYAMPTEEEVTKPCSTCPE
- the LOC101309728 gene encoding uncharacterized protein LOC101309728, yielding MGIELVRHCGWNELEHMCMICWSACFKPTATNCCGNVYCERCICWKVQKTKECHSCHKRLRMKKLRCEACDEWMPFVAPVATTTCVHVFCMHCLGDNCLICGRRLHGRDILDLHLV